TTGTATCAGGATTAAGTGCCAAAATATCATGAATTGTCTCTTTGGAATTACTATAAGCATCAAAAAGTATCAGATCAAATTCGCCCTTTATTATATTTTCTAAAATTCTAGAATTTGATGAAATAAGTGAAATTTCATGCTCTTTTAATTTACTCTTCAACTCGTTAGTAAGCGTATTATTTGAAGTATAGATTAGAATTTTCACTGAAACTCTTTTTTAATTTTTAATCTCTGTCTTATAAATTAAAATATTATTAATGATTACATAAATCTCTTTTAGATCGCCAAAATTTGAATCCACATTTTTATAAGCAAAAGTCTTTAAAAACTCCTTTGTTAAATTTGGAGTCAAATTAGTTAATATAGTAATTTCAATAGTATCGCTTGTGATCTTATACTTATACTCGCTTCCATCTTGCAAGAGTTCTAGATTAAAATTTACACTTTCTGAAATTTCGTTATAGCCATTAATAAAAATCTTTATACTTCTCACTGAATCAAAAGGTACTTCTATATCTTCTTTAAAACTATATATTAAATTTTCACTATCAATACTATTAGCTTCTTCAGTGACAGCAAATTTGAATTGCTTACTAAAATTTAATCCATCAGCCTCTTTAATTTCTATAAAATTTGAGTAAATTTCATTAAAATTTTTAATACAATCGCTAAAAACAAGTTCTCTAATAGACGAATCTATAATATCAACTCCATCTCTATTGCTTAGCATATCTGTTATAACCAAGCTATTTTTTAGTAGCCTAGATTTTGTTACTATATATTCTCTAAATTTACCTCTATAGATAGCCTTATCTACATCAGTTTTATCTATAATACTAGATGAATTATCGCCCTCTTCTACTAAAAAAGCGATTTTTTCTAGCATTATCTCTCTCTTAAAGCGTTTTGCTTAGCTTTTAAAATAGGCTTTAAGATATAGTCAAGTACAGTCTTTTTACCTGTTATAATATCCGCACTTGCTACCATACCTACTTTAATACGAAGAGGTTTTTCTTCACTTCCAAGATAGTTTTTTTGCGTTTTTATTCTAACCAAATAATAACTTTCTCCGCTTTTTTCATTAGTCTCTGTATCGGCACTTATCTGTGTTACTTCGCCTTTAAGACCACCATATATAGAAAAATCATAAGCCGTAAGTTTCACCATAGACTCAAGACCAGGCCTTAAAAATGCAACATCAGCTGGTCTTACTTTAACTTCTGCTATCAATGTATCTTCATTAGGTACAATTTCTGCTATATCCATACCAGGTCTTATAACGCCCGAAACTGTATTTACCATTAGCTTACTAACTATACCGTCAACAGGGGATCTAACAAGAGTTCTATCAACTTTATCACTTAAATTTATCTGGCTTTCATTTAGTCTTGAAATTTCAGCAGAGACTTCATTTAACTCTCTTTTTGCGTTATTTTTAAAAGCAAGCCTTGCTTCCATTATCTTATTTTCAACTTCTTTTATTGTTGATTCTATTCTAGGCACAGATAGTGTAGCTGCTTTTAGATCTCCTTGTAAATCATTTACCCTTCTTTGCAGTTGTAAATATTCAACTTCACTTACAAGACCTTTTTTAAAAAGAGGTTCGGTGATCTGTTTCTCTTTAATCATTAGGTTATAGCTATTTTGTGTTTGAGAAATTTTATTCCTAAGCTCCGCAAGTTCGCTTTGGCGTTGTTTTATCTGTTCTTCAAAGATACTAATCTGCTCTCTTAATCTAGCCTTGTTCGTCGAGAAAAGGCTCTTTTCAAAGGATACAGATCTCTTCATCTGATCATCCGTCGTCATATTGTAATCAAATTCTTTATCGTTAGCCTCTGCATACAACCTTAAATACTTTGCTTGAAGCTCATCAAGTCTTAACTTGGATTCACTATAGCTACTTGAGAAAGTTTTGTTGTCTATTTTTAGTATAACTTGCCCTTTTTTAACCTCATCTCCCATATGAACAAAAATTTCTTCTATAATGCCACCCTCTAAATTTTGAACGATCTGGTTTTTTCCAGATGGAATAATCTTGCCAGTGCCTCTTGTAATCTCATCAATCTCAGCAAATGATGCCCAGCCAACAAGAAAAACAAAAGTTATAAAGATAAGATATAAAATTTTTCTTGAAGCTGACGGCGCCTTTG
This Campylobacter sp. RM16192 DNA region includes the following protein-coding sequences:
- a CDS encoding DUF5416 family protein translates to MLEKIAFLVEEGDNSSSIIDKTDVDKAIYRGKFREYIVTKSRLLKNSLVITDMLSNRDGVDIIDSSIRELVFSDCIKNFNEIYSNFIEIKEADGLNFSKQFKFAVTEEANSIDSENLIYSFKEDIEVPFDSVRSIKIFINGYNEISESVNFNLELLQDGSEYKYKITSDTIEITILTNLTPNLTKEFLKTFAYKNVDSNFGDLKEIYVIINNILIYKTEIKN
- a CDS encoding HlyD family type I secretion periplasmic adaptor subunit yields the protein MSKDLQEHLKRQENISQNLNNSVDKIKNIIQSKEYDAYDLRFMSSLSEAVLAKAPSASRKILYLIFITFVFLVGWASFAEIDEITRGTGKIIPSGKNQIVQNLEGGIIEEIFVHMGDEVKKGQVILKIDNKTFSSSYSESKLRLDELQAKYLRLYAEANDKEFDYNMTTDDQMKRSVSFEKSLFSTNKARLREQISIFEEQIKQRQSELAELRNKISQTQNSYNLMIKEKQITEPLFKKGLVSEVEYLQLQRRVNDLQGDLKAATLSVPRIESTIKEVENKIMEARLAFKNNAKRELNEVSAEISRLNESQINLSDKVDRTLVRSPVDGIVSKLMVNTVSGVIRPGMDIAEIVPNEDTLIAEVKVRPADVAFLRPGLESMVKLTAYDFSIYGGLKGEVTQISADTETNEKSGESYYLVRIKTQKNYLGSEEKPLRIKVGMVASADIITGKKTVLDYILKPILKAKQNALRER